In Ooceraea biroi isolate clonal line C1 chromosome 6, Obir_v5.4, whole genome shotgun sequence, the genomic stretch atttctttaaGTTTTAATTGTGCACAACGTGCCTCTGAAATCTTCTGCTCTTTGGCTACGAAATTGCCTATTAAAAACTTTGAAGAAGGGCAGTTGATGAGAGACACTCTGTGTTTAAAGGACACACAAGGATTGCATGGAGATTTATGAGGTgttaatttaatcattaaagATAAAGAATAGGCCAGTCACagctttgttttatttatcatttgcGCATTTACGGGTGATCAATTTTTTGTTGTTTACTATATGCGACGCTTTACAGCTTATAAATCGAGATTGTTGCATTGGAACTCGCGCACTGTGCATTATAAAACGCCTTTTCTCATTGAGGCAATTTCTGCACAACAGGGTGGCGGTATTGCCGGTGGCGAGAAGAGGGATTACGTGATTCAGGAACTCGTAGAGACCGAACGGAACTATACGGAGGTTCTCAGTAGCTTGCTCAGACATTTTGCCCGACCGTTGTCATCGCTATTGCGACCCGAGGACTCCGCCCGCATCTTCTTCGGCATCAAGGAGCTCGCGGAGATTCACGTGGGCTTCCATAGCCAGCTGCGCAAAGCGCGGAACGGTGCCGCGCTCGCCCAGGTCTTTCTCGACTGGCGAGAGAAGTTCCTCATCTACGGCGATTACTGTGCGAACCTCACCCTCGCACAAAATACTTTACAGGAAGCTTGTGCGCGTAATGAAGTGGTCAATCAGGAAGTTATTGTGAGTCTCGTAGCGTAAATCATAAAATCGTGGAATCACAGGATTAGGACAAAATTGAAAACttgtttaacatattttatatattttattgaacttatttaatatattatttaatatattaaactaATAGTCcctaaaagaaattattaattattactggAAAACTTATAGCTTCGGAAAAAAGTATGCTGCATAAAATTACGAATATGGCAATAGCGTTTGCATTTGAATTGTCCCGacatttaatatctattacaGAGATGCCAACAAGAAGCTAACAACGGTAAATTCAAACTACGTGATATATTGTCCGTACCGATGCAGCGAGTGCTCAAGTATCATTTATTGTTGGATAAATTGGTCGAAGAGACACCTCGCGAATGGGTCGAGGACTGTCGCGCGTTGACGAAAGCGAGAGAAGTGATGGTCGACGTCGCTCAGTACATAAACGAGGTGAAGCGCGACTCCGATACACTGGACATCATTAAGGATATTCAGGCGTCCATAGTCGATTGGGATGTGCCCGAGGACGCGCAACTGAAGGACTTCGGCCGGTTACTTCGCGACGGCGAGCTCAAGGTCCGCCTAAATCTTTCTCGAACAAGGGAACGCACACGTTTGCGTCGTGAATGATCGTTGacttgatttattttacagGTGAAAGCTCATGGCGACCAGCGGATAAAAGCCCGCTACGCGTTCGTCTTCGAACAGGTGGTGTTAATCTGTAAAGCCGGTAGGGGAGACCAGTACTGTTACCGGGAGACTCTACGACTGGACGATTACAGACTGGAGGATCATATAGGTCGACGAACATTGGGCAGGGACTCACGTTGGTCCTACCAATGGCTACTTGTACATAAGCAGGCGTACACGGCGTACACGCTATACGCGCGGACAGAGGAGCAGAAGCAGGTATGGATAAAGGCGCTGCAAGACGCGATGGACAACGTCAACCCCGCGGCCTGTCGCAATACCAATCACAGGTTCAAGCTGACGACGTTTGACGCTCCCCGAAGTTGTCAACGGTGCGGCAAGTTTCTCAAAGGCCGGATATTCCAGGTACAGTTGGCTCGGTATAGTGGTCAGTCAGTCCTTCATATCAATCGCATGACAAATTGGCATTTCAAGCTTGTTATAAgtttatgttaaaattattaaatttatgttaagaAATGTTAGGAAGTTAGATTTACGAATGAATGAAAGTTTGCCgcatcatttaaataaataaataataaatttttcaataaattgtcTTATTGCTGCATAGGGCTATAAATGCGAGATATGCCGCCTAGCTGTGCACAAGCAGTGCATCGCGCACTCGGGTCGCTGCATGCCGACGCCGCCGTTACCATGCGAGCGTGCGCTCTCCGTTAAGTTATGGTTCGTCGGGGAAATGGGCAGGGACACAGCTTCCACCAAGTTGGAGTCTCGTGAGGATGGCACGTACATGTTGCGTATTCGTCCAGCCGGACAAATACGTCTCAAGCACGAAACCAATTACGCACTCAGCATCAAGTAAGTTCCCGGTTTcccaaaaatatttatttttatttaaaatttatttttttcctatatttttttatttaaacaaatatttccatattaCGTGCTACGATATTTTTCAGAGCGGCTGGAGCGGTGAAACACATTCGAGTGTTCAAGCGAGACGTGGATGGCGCGGATCTATACTATCTCAGCGAGTCCCGCTTCTTCAAGAGCGTCGTCGAGCTCGTCGAGTACTATGAACGCGCGTCGTTATCGGAAAACTTCGAAAAGCTGGATCAGCGTCTTTTATGGCCGTACCGGTGCGTCCTAGCTACGGCGCTGTTCGACTTTCGCGGCAGTGAGCGCAACCAGTTGAGCTTACGACGTGGTTGTCGAGTCGTAATACTGAGCAAGGAGGGTGATGCCA encodes the following:
- the LOC105284150 gene encoding protein vav isoform X2 is translated as MNRTDSTDAGKGWYECVCWLTRCGALRADHKANWPQATAFDLAYTLRDGVLLCNLLNIVDPGCIDMKDVNQKPQMAQFLCLRNIKVFLSVCSTVFGLSDSELFEPFMLFDLSNFHRVLCTLSTLSNCPRLRRKGIPGFSVGHGKSQEDIYKDLQSAGAGAMSGLVAFTIKTRAVDVDDESHVYHELLCFSSNSQSEWPSAEKGGGIAGGEKRDYVIQELVETERNYTEVLSSLLRHFARPLSSLLRPEDSARIFFGIKELAEIHVGFHSQLRKARNGAALAQVFLDWREKFLIYGDYCANLTLAQNTLQEACARNEVVNQEVIRCQQEANNGKFKLRDILSVPMQRVLKYHLLLDKLVEETPREWVEDCRALTKAREVMVDVAQYINEVKRDSDTLDIIKDIQASIVDWDVPEDAQLKDFGRLLRDGELKVKAHGDQRIKARYAFVFEQVVLICKAGRGDQYCYRETLRLDDYRLEDHIGRRTLGRDSRWSYQWLLVHKQAYTAYTLYARTEEQKQVWIKALQDAMDNVNPAACRNTNHRFKLTTFDAPRSCQRCGKFLKGRIFQGYKCEICRLAVHKQCIAHSGRCMPTPPLPCERALSVKLWFVGEMGRDTASTKLESREDGTYMLRIRPAGQIRLKHETNYALSIKAAGAVKHIRVFKRDVDGADLYYLSESRFFKSVVELVEYYERASLSENFEKLDQRLLWPYRCVLATALFDFRGSERNQLSLRRGCRVVILSKEGDAKGWWKGKIDNQVGFFPKEYVQET
- the LOC105284150 gene encoding protein vav isoform X1, producing MNRTDSTDAGKGWYECVCWLTRCGALRADHKANWPQATAFDLAYTLRDGVLLCNLLNIVDPGCIDMKDVNQKPQMAQFLCLRNIKVFLSVCSTVFGLSDSELFEPFMLFDLSNFHRVLCTLSTLSNCPRLRRKGIPGFSVGHGKSQEDIYKDLQSAGAGREDEGRRKRFRRREGDEAGGGGDNEDPVAEEDGYGAFCSHAQSEEIYQDLCSLHLPPPPSVAQGGGIAGGEKRDYVIQELVETERNYTEVLSSLLRHFARPLSSLLRPEDSARIFFGIKELAEIHVGFHSQLRKARNGAALAQVFLDWREKFLIYGDYCANLTLAQNTLQEACARNEVVNQEVIRCQQEANNGKFKLRDILSVPMQRVLKYHLLLDKLVEETPREWVEDCRALTKAREVMVDVAQYINEVKRDSDTLDIIKDIQASIVDWDVPEDAQLKDFGRLLRDGELKVKAHGDQRIKARYAFVFEQVVLICKAGRGDQYCYRETLRLDDYRLEDHIGRRTLGRDSRWSYQWLLVHKQAYTAYTLYARTEEQKQVWIKALQDAMDNVNPAACRNTNHRFKLTTFDAPRSCQRCGKFLKGRIFQGYKCEICRLAVHKQCIAHSGRCMPTPPLPCERALSVKLWFVGEMGRDTASTKLESREDGTYMLRIRPAGQIRLKHETNYALSIKAAGAVKHIRVFKRDVDGADLYYLSESRFFKSVVELVEYYERASLSENFEKLDQRLLWPYRCVLATALFDFRGSERNQLSLRRGCRVVILSKEGDAKGWWKGKIDNQVGFFPKEYVQET